The Streptomyces sp. NBC_00691 genome has a segment encoding these proteins:
- the sucB gene encoding 2-oxoglutarate dehydrogenase, E2 component, dihydrolipoamide succinyltransferase, with protein MSVSVTLPALGESVTEGTVTRWLKAEGERVEADEPLLEVSTDKVDTEIPAPASGILASIKVAEDETVEVGAELAIIDDGTDAPAAAEAPAAEAPAAEAPAAEAPAAPAPAAEAPAAPAPAAEAPAAPAPAAEAPAAPAGGATGTDVVLPALGESVTEGTVTRWLKSVGETVEADEPLLEVSTDKVDTEIPAPASGVLLEIVVAEDETAEVGAKLAVIGAAGAAPAAAPAPSAPAPAAEAPAPAPAPAAAPAPAAAPAPAAPAPAPAPAAPVAAPAPAAQAPSIAPAVVTPVPATPAAAPAEDGAYVTPLVRKLATENGVDLAAVKGSGVGGRIRKQDVLAAAEAKKAAAAAPAAAAPAAAKAPALEASPLRGQTVKMTRMRKVIGDNMMKALHGQAQLTSVVEVDITKLMKLRGRAKDAFAAREGVKLSPMPFFVKAAAQALKAHPVINARINEDEGTITYFDTENIGIAVDSEKGLMTPVIKGAGDLNIAGISKKTAELAGAVRASKITPDDLAGATFTISNTGSRGALFDTIIVPPNQVAILGIGATVRRPVVINHPDLGETIAIRDMTYVALSYDHRLVDGADAARYLTSVKAILEAGEFEVDLGL; from the coding sequence ATGTCGGTTTCCGTAACCCTGCCGGCGCTCGGCGAGAGCGTCACCGAGGGCACCGTCACCCGCTGGCTCAAGGCCGAGGGTGAGCGTGTCGAGGCCGACGAGCCGCTGCTCGAGGTCTCGACCGACAAGGTCGACACCGAGATCCCCGCCCCCGCCTCGGGCATCCTGGCCTCCATCAAGGTCGCCGAGGACGAGACGGTCGAGGTCGGCGCCGAGCTGGCCATCATCGACGACGGCACGGACGCCCCGGCCGCTGCCGAGGCTCCGGCCGCCGAGGCGCCGGCCGCCGAGGCCCCGGCCGCCGAGGCCCCGGCCGCCCCGGCGCCGGCCGCCGAGGCCCCGGCCGCCCCGGCGCCGGCCGCCGAGGCCCCGGCCGCTCCGGCCCCCGCGGCCGAGGCTCCCGCCGCCCCGGCCGGCGGTGCCACCGGCACCGACGTCGTGCTGCCCGCGCTCGGCGAGTCCGTCACCGAGGGCACCGTGACCCGCTGGCTGAAGTCGGTCGGCGAGACCGTCGAGGCCGACGAGCCGCTGCTCGAGGTCTCCACGGACAAGGTCGACACCGAGATCCCCGCCCCGGCCTCCGGCGTTCTCCTGGAGATCGTCGTCGCCGAGGACGAGACCGCCGAGGTCGGCGCCAAGCTCGCCGTCATCGGTGCCGCGGGTGCGGCTCCGGCCGCCGCCCCGGCCCCGTCCGCCCCGGCTCCGGCCGCCGAGGCCCCGGCCCCCGCGCCGGCCCCCGCCGCCGCCCCGGCCCCCGCCGCCGCTCCGGCTCCGGCCGCCCCGGCTCCGGCTCCCGCGCCGGCCGCCCCGGTCGCCGCTCCGGCTCCGGCCGCCCAGGCCCCGTCGATCGCCCCGGCCGTCGTCACCCCGGTTCCGGCGACCCCCGCGGCCGCCCCCGCGGAGGACGGCGCGTACGTGACCCCGCTGGTCCGCAAGCTCGCCACCGAGAACGGTGTCGACCTCGCGGCCGTCAAGGGTTCGGGCGTCGGTGGCCGGATCCGCAAGCAGGACGTCCTCGCGGCCGCGGAGGCCAAGAAGGCCGCCGCCGCTGCCCCGGCCGCGGCCGCTCCGGCCGCCGCCAAGGCTCCGGCCCTGGAGGCCTCCCCGCTGCGCGGTCAGACCGTCAAGATGACCCGCATGCGCAAGGTCATCGGCGACAACATGATGAAGGCGCTGCACGGCCAGGCCCAGCTGACCTCGGTCGTCGAGGTCGACATCACCAAGCTGATGAAGCTGCGCGGCCGCGCGAAGGACGCCTTCGCCGCCCGCGAGGGCGTCAAGCTCTCCCCGATGCCGTTCTTCGTGAAGGCGGCGGCCCAGGCGCTGAAGGCCCACCCGGTCATCAACGCCCGGATCAACGAGGACGAGGGCACGATCACCTACTTCGACACCGAGAACATCGGTATCGCGGTGGACTCCGAGAAGGGTCTGATGACCCCGGTCATCAAGGGTGCGGGCGACCTCAACATCGCCGGTATCTCCAAGAAGACCGCGGAGCTGGCCGGCGCCGTGCGCGCCAGCAAGATCACCCCGGACGACCTGGCCGGCGCGACCTTCACCATCTCCAACACCGGTTCGCGCGGCGCGCTCTTCGACACGATCATCGTGCCCCCGAACCAGGTCGCCATCCTGGGCATCGGCGCCACCGTGCGCCGTCCGGTCGTCATCAACCACCCGGACCTGGGTGAGACGATCGCGATCCGCGACATGACGTACGTCGCGCTGTCCTACGACCACCGTCTGGTGGACGGCGCCGACGCCGCCCGCTACCTGACCTCGGTCAAGGCGATCCTCGAGGCCGGCGAGTTCGAGGTCGACCTCGGTCTGTAG
- a CDS encoding GntR family transcriptional regulator yields the protein MTVPVVHSLREQIREHIVEGIVSGRWKPGERIVERRIATELEVSQTPVREALRELESLRLIESAPNKGVRVRNLTAADLEESYPVRAGLEQIAAELAAGRLAADCSALEPHVAALYEADATSDGTAQVRHTVAFHRELVKAAGNAVLLHTWETLGIEVFTALSIRWLGTVQKSYAEEHQELVEAFRRGDPNIGALVKAHVLGCAPRA from the coding sequence ATGACCGTCCCCGTCGTCCACTCGCTGCGCGAGCAGATCCGCGAGCACATCGTGGAGGGGATCGTCAGCGGCCGCTGGAAGCCGGGCGAGCGGATCGTGGAGCGCCGGATCGCGACCGAGCTAGAGGTCAGCCAGACGCCCGTGCGCGAGGCGCTGCGCGAGCTGGAGTCGCTGCGGCTGATCGAGTCGGCGCCGAACAAGGGCGTCCGGGTCCGCAACCTGACCGCCGCCGACCTGGAGGAGAGCTATCCCGTACGGGCCGGTCTCGAGCAGATCGCGGCCGAGCTGGCGGCCGGCCGGCTCGCGGCCGACTGCTCGGCCCTGGAGCCCCATGTGGCGGCCCTGTACGAGGCGGACGCGACCTCCGACGGCACGGCCCAGGTGCGGCACACGGTGGCCTTCCACCGGGAGCTGGTGAAGGCGGCGGGGAACGCCGTCCTGCTGCACACCTGGGAGACGCTCGGCATCGAGGTCTTCACGGCCCTGTCGATCCGCTGGCTGGGCACGGTCCAGAAGTCGTACGCGGAGGAGCACCAGGAGCTGGTGGAGGCCTTCCGGCGGGGTGATCCGAACATCGGCGCGCTGGTGAAGGCGCACGTGCTGGGTTGCGCGCCGCGCGCCTGA
- the aceE gene encoding pyruvate dehydrogenase (acetyl-transferring), homodimeric type: protein MTDPVGKIPSELDQLPDRDTEETAEWAASLDAVTKAAGPHRAAYLMRRTLQHAEGAGLALPKLLETDYVNTIPTSAEPTGAAFDGDEDMERRITAWNRWNAAAMVTRGSKYGVGGHIATFASAAWLYETGFNHFFKGKEADGSGDQLYIQGHAAPGIYARAFLDGRLDEAHLDNFRQESGGNGLPSYPHPRRLPWLWEFPTVSMGLGPLSAIYQARSNRYLTNRAIKDVSASHVWAFLGDGEMDEPESTAALALAAREGLDNLTFVINCNLQRLDGPVRANFKIVQELEAQFRGAGWNVVKSLWGNAWDELFALDTTGALVRRLREVPDAQVQTYQTRDAAYIRQDFFGKDPALVAMAQLLSDDKILECFHLSRGGHEPRKVYAAYKAAVEFKGAPTVILAQTVKGFTLGEGFASKNANHQMKKLSNDEFKNMRDLLELPISDAQFADGQVPYGHPGADSPEVRYLQERRAALGGPAPARRTHAIAPLPAPAEKAFTAFDKGSGAQSMATTMAFVRLVKDLIRDKETGKRWVPIVPDEARTFGMESLFPSLGIYSPKGQTYEPVDRDQLMYYKEAVNGQILNEGITEAGSMADFIAASTAYSTHGEAMIPFYIFYSMFGWQRTADQMWQLGDQLGRGFLIGATAGRTTLTGEGLQHADGHSPVIAATNPAALTYDPAFAYEVAAIVKEGLRRMYGEAAEGEDQNVFYYLTVYNEPMPQPAKPAGIDEGIVKGLYRFNTAESAGLDLPANASRIQLLSSGTAIHWALEAQKLLAAEWGVGADVWSATSWTELRRDALESDAALLRGEEQVPYIRRALEGVESPVLAVSDYMRQVPDQIAQWVEQDWSSLGADGFGLSDTRDAARRHFGVDAQSIVVAALAQLARRGEVPASAVKEARERYGL, encoded by the coding sequence ATGACCGATCCCGTAGGCAAGATTCCGAGCGAGCTCGACCAGCTCCCGGACCGTGACACCGAGGAGACCGCCGAGTGGGCGGCCTCCCTGGACGCCGTCACCAAGGCCGCCGGCCCCCACCGGGCCGCCTACCTGATGCGCCGCACGCTCCAGCACGCCGAGGGCGCGGGCCTCGCCCTGCCCAAGCTGCTGGAGACGGACTACGTCAACACCATCCCGACCTCCGCAGAGCCGACGGGCGCCGCGTTCGACGGCGACGAGGACATGGAGCGCCGGATCACCGCCTGGAACCGCTGGAACGCGGCCGCGATGGTCACCCGCGGCTCGAAGTACGGCGTCGGCGGTCACATCGCCACCTTCGCGTCGGCCGCCTGGCTGTACGAGACCGGCTTCAACCACTTCTTCAAGGGCAAGGAAGCCGACGGTTCCGGCGACCAGCTCTACATCCAGGGTCACGCCGCGCCCGGCATCTACGCCCGCGCGTTCCTGGACGGGCGCCTCGACGAGGCCCACCTCGACAACTTCCGGCAGGAGTCCGGCGGCAACGGTCTGCCCTCCTACCCGCACCCGCGCCGCCTGCCCTGGCTGTGGGAGTTCCCGACCGTCTCCATGGGTCTGGGCCCGCTCTCCGCCATCTACCAGGCGCGCTCCAACCGTTACCTGACCAACCGCGCGATCAAGGACGTCTCCGCCTCGCACGTGTGGGCGTTCCTCGGTGACGGCGAGATGGACGAGCCCGAGTCGACCGCGGCCCTCGCCCTGGCCGCCCGCGAGGGTCTGGACAACCTGACCTTCGTCATCAACTGCAACCTGCAGCGCCTCGACGGCCCGGTCCGCGCCAACTTCAAGATCGTGCAGGAGCTGGAGGCCCAGTTCCGCGGTGCCGGCTGGAACGTCGTGAAGTCGCTGTGGGGCAACGCCTGGGACGAGCTGTTCGCGCTCGACACCACCGGTGCCCTCGTCCGCCGCCTCCGCGAAGTGCCGGACGCGCAGGTCCAGACGTACCAGACCCGCGACGCCGCCTACATCCGCCAGGACTTCTTCGGCAAGGACCCGGCGCTCGTCGCGATGGCGCAGCTGCTGAGCGACGACAAGATCCTGGAGTGCTTCCACCTCTCGCGCGGTGGCCACGAGCCGCGCAAGGTGTACGCCGCGTACAAGGCCGCCGTGGAGTTCAAGGGCGCGCCGACGGTCATCCTCGCGCAGACCGTCAAGGGCTTCACCCTCGGTGAGGGCTTCGCGTCGAAGAACGCGAACCACCAGATGAAGAAGCTCTCGAACGACGAGTTCAAGAACATGCGTGACCTTCTCGAACTGCCCATCTCGGACGCGCAGTTCGCCGACGGTCAGGTGCCCTACGGCCACCCCGGCGCCGACTCCCCCGAGGTCCGCTACCTGCAGGAGCGCCGCGCGGCGCTCGGCGGTCCGGCCCCGGCCCGTCGTACCCACGCGATCGCCCCGCTGCCGGCCCCGGCCGAGAAGGCCTTCACCGCCTTCGACAAGGGCTCCGGCGCGCAGTCGATGGCGACCACGATGGCCTTCGTCCGCCTGGTCAAGGACCTCATCCGCGACAAGGAGACCGGCAAGCGCTGGGTCCCCATCGTCCCGGACGAGGCCCGTACCTTCGGTATGGAATCGCTGTTCCCGTCGCTCGGCATCTACTCGCCGAAGGGCCAGACGTACGAGCCGGTCGACCGCGACCAGCTGATGTACTACAAGGAGGCCGTCAACGGCCAGATCCTCAACGAGGGGATCACCGAGGCCGGTTCGATGGCCGACTTCATCGCCGCTTCCACCGCGTACTCCACGCACGGCGAGGCGATGATCCCGTTCTACATCTTCTACTCGATGTTCGGCTGGCAGCGGACCGCCGACCAGATGTGGCAGCTCGGCGACCAGCTCGGCCGCGGCTTCCTCATCGGTGCCACCGCGGGCCGTACGACCCTGACGGGTGAGGGCCTGCAGCACGCCGACGGCCACTCGCCGGTGATCGCGGCGACCAACCCGGCGGCGCTGACGTACGACCCGGCGTTCGCCTACGAGGTCGCGGCCATCGTCAAGGAGGGTCTGCGCCGGATGTACGGCGAGGCCGCCGAGGGCGAGGACCAGAACGTCTTCTACTACCTCACCGTCTACAACGAGCCGATGCCGCAGCCCGCGAAGCCGGCCGGCATCGACGAGGGCATCGTCAAGGGCCTCTACCGCTTCAACACGGCGGAGTCCGCGGGCCTCGACCTGCCCGCGAACGCCTCTCGCATCCAGCTCCTCTCCTCCGGTACGGCCATCCACTGGGCCCTGGAGGCGCAGAAGCTGCTCGCCGCCGAGTGGGGCGTGGGCGCCGACGTGTGGTCCGCGACCTCCTGGACGGAGCTGCGGCGCGACGCGCTGGAGTCCGACGCGGCGCTGCTGCGCGGCGAGGAGCAGGTGCCGTACATCCGCCGGGCCCTGGAGGGCGTCGAGTCCCCGGTCCTCGCGGTCTCCGACTACATGCGCCAGGTCCCCGACCAGATCGCGCAGTGGGTCGAGCAGGACTGGTCCTCGCTCGGCGCGGACGGCTTCGGTCTCTCGGACACCCGTGACGCGGCCCGCCGCCACTTCGGCGTCGACGCCCAGTCGATCGTCGTCGCCGCCCTCGCTCAGCTCGCCCGCCGCGGCGAGGTCCCGGCCTCGGCCGTGAAGGAGGCGCGCGAGCGCTACGGCCTGTAG
- a CDS encoding helix-turn-helix transcriptional regulator, whose product MRAARLIKMVLLLQSRPSMTAAELATELEVSERTITRDALALSEAGVPVYADRGRAGGYRLVGGYRTRLTGLARGEAEALFLSGLPGALRDMGLDDAASAARLKVSAALLPSLRDAPDSVAQRFLLDAPGWYQEPETPELLPPIAEAVWDDRMVSARYRRGDREVERELAPYGLVLKAGVWYLCARSGTAFRTYRVDRFASVALSVERFDRDGAFDLSAFWAERAAEFARSILRAETVVRLTEEGARRLPYVTDRAAAEKALAAAVTEEGGLRVVLPVESEEVAFSQLLTLGPEAEVLAPASLRERFGAAARAMAARYA is encoded by the coding sequence ATGCGCGCCGCCCGGCTGATCAAGATGGTCCTTCTCCTCCAGTCCCGTCCTTCGATGACGGCGGCCGAGCTCGCCACCGAGCTGGAGGTGTCGGAGCGCACCATCACCCGCGATGCCCTCGCCCTCTCCGAGGCGGGGGTTCCGGTGTATGCGGACCGGGGCAGGGCCGGTGGGTACCGGCTCGTCGGCGGCTACCGCACCCGGCTGACGGGCCTGGCGCGGGGCGAGGCCGAGGCGCTGTTCCTGTCCGGACTGCCCGGCGCGCTGCGGGACATGGGCCTGGACGACGCGGCCTCGGCGGCCCGCCTCAAGGTGTCCGCGGCGCTGCTGCCCTCGCTGCGGGACGCCCCGGACTCGGTGGCGCAGCGCTTTCTGCTCGACGCGCCGGGCTGGTACCAGGAGCCGGAGACCCCGGAGCTGCTGCCGCCGATCGCGGAGGCGGTCTGGGACGACCGGATGGTCTCGGCCCGCTACCGGCGCGGTGACCGTGAGGTGGAGCGCGAGCTCGCCCCGTACGGCCTCGTCCTGAAGGCGGGCGTCTGGTACCTGTGCGCGCGGTCCGGTACGGCGTTCCGCACCTACCGGGTGGACCGCTTCGCCTCCGTCGCCCTCTCCGTGGAGCGCTTCGACCGGGACGGGGCCTTCGACCTGTCCGCCTTCTGGGCCGAGCGCGCGGCGGAGTTCGCCCGGTCGATCCTGCGCGCCGAGACCGTCGTCCGGCTCACGGAGGAGGGCGCCCGCCGGCTGCCGTACGTGACGGACCGCGCGGCCGCCGAGAAGGCCCTGGCGGCGGCGGTGACCGAGGAGGGCGGGCTCCGGGTGGTGCTTCCGGTGGAGAGCGAGGAGGTCGCCTTCTCCCAGCTCCTCACCCTCGGGCCGGAGGCCGAGGTGCTCGCCCCGGCCTCCTTGCGCGAGCGCTTCGGCGCGGCCGCCCGTGCGATGGCCGCGCGGTACGCGTGA
- a CDS encoding SDR family oxidoreductase — protein sequence MTTETNETNPTNETNEAGGASAAHPEKSLRGRICLVAGATRGAGRGIAVQLGAAGATVYVTGRTTRERLSEVGRATETIEETAELVTAAGGVGIAVPTDHLEVEQVKALVDRIDREHGRLDVLVNDVWGGEHLLVFGRKTWESDLTGGLRMLELGVKTHAITSHTAIPLLIRNRGGLVVEITDGTSEYNGTRYRENLFYDLAKNAPIRMAFGLGEELAEYGGTAVCVTPGWLRSEQMLATFGVTEENWREAAEKIPGFAVAESPVYVGRAIAALAADPGRHRWNGRSLSSGQLAGEYGFTDADGSRPDAWGFMLADEKGSPDVNDYR from the coding sequence ATGACGACGGAGACGAACGAGACGAACCCGACGAACGAGACGAACGAAGCCGGCGGGGCGAGCGCGGCGCACCCGGAGAAGAGCCTGCGCGGACGGATCTGCCTGGTCGCCGGGGCCACCCGGGGCGCGGGCCGGGGCATCGCCGTCCAGCTCGGCGCGGCCGGGGCGACGGTGTACGTCACCGGGCGGACCACCCGGGAGAGGCTCAGCGAGGTGGGCCGGGCCACCGAGACCATCGAGGAGACCGCCGAACTGGTGACGGCCGCCGGCGGCGTGGGCATCGCCGTCCCCACCGACCACCTGGAGGTCGAGCAGGTGAAGGCGCTGGTCGACCGGATCGACCGGGAGCACGGGCGGCTCGACGTCCTCGTGAACGACGTGTGGGGCGGCGAGCACCTGCTCGTCTTCGGCAGGAAGACCTGGGAGAGCGACCTCACCGGCGGTCTGCGGATGCTGGAACTCGGGGTGAAGACCCACGCCATCACCTCCCACACGGCGATCCCGCTGCTCATCCGGAACCGGGGCGGACTCGTCGTCGAGATCACCGACGGCACCTCCGAGTACAACGGCACCCGCTACCGCGAGAACCTCTTCTACGACCTCGCCAAGAACGCCCCGATCCGGATGGCCTTCGGCCTCGGGGAGGAGCTCGCGGAGTACGGCGGCACGGCGGTCTGCGTCACCCCCGGATGGCTCAGGTCCGAGCAGATGCTCGCCACGTTCGGCGTCACCGAGGAGAACTGGCGCGAGGCCGCCGAGAAGATCCCCGGCTTCGCGGTCGCCGAGTCCCCGGTGTACGTGGGGAGGGCGATCGCCGCACTCGCCGCCGACCCGGGCCGGCACCGCTGGAACGGCCGGTCGCTGTCGAGCGGTCAGCTCGCGGGGGAGTACGGCTTCACCGACGCGGACGGCTCACGGCCGGACGCCTGGGGCTTCATGCTCGCCGACGAGAAGGGCAGCCCGGACGTGAACGACTACCGGTGA
- a CDS encoding DUF4240 domain-containing protein: MDETEFWEIIDASREDAEGDPEEQADLLVERLTRLDPDSVLDYARHFEARYNRAYLWDLWGAAAVLFDGAGDETFDSFRCWLIGQGREVYEGAVHDPDGLAELLGDFDVEIDGDGEEIGFAADEAYEQLTGAETPDLGIPMPGGEPLGAPFDLEDDKVLAARFPRLWERFGSV, encoded by the coding sequence ATGGACGAGACGGAGTTCTGGGAGATCATCGACGCCAGCCGCGAGGACGCCGAGGGCGACCCCGAGGAACAGGCCGACCTGCTCGTGGAACGGCTGACCCGGCTGGACCCCGACTCCGTGCTCGACTACGCGCGCCACTTCGAGGCCCGCTACAACCGCGCGTACCTCTGGGATCTGTGGGGTGCGGCGGCGGTGCTCTTCGACGGGGCGGGCGACGAGACCTTCGACTCGTTCCGCTGCTGGCTGATCGGCCAGGGCCGGGAGGTGTACGAGGGCGCGGTGCACGATCCCGACGGGCTCGCGGAACTGCTCGGCGACTTCGACGTGGAGATCGACGGGGACGGCGAGGAGATCGGTTTCGCGGCGGACGAGGCGTACGAGCAGCTGACCGGCGCGGAGACCCCGGACCTGGGCATTCCGATGCCGGGCGGGGAGCCGCTGGGGGCCCCGTTCGACCTGGAGGACGACAAGGTCCTCGCGGCCCGCTTCCCCCGGCTGTGGGAGCGCTTCGGGAGCGTGTAG